A single window of Toxotes jaculatrix isolate fToxJac2 chromosome 4, fToxJac2.pri, whole genome shotgun sequence DNA harbors:
- the fgfbp2b gene encoding fibroblast growth factor-binding protein 2b: protein MRARMRVLLLFLAAAVCASNAQTNNSGNDNKQQQQQQQRSIWDDPIRFSTKTKDTCTMVVSGAGDYTRLRVSCKGPSQGQTPGRSYYCDFQGKPNLCRAYNLNPRHYFTQMMWELRKLSHACQGPKIYRPHMCKKYPDEAQMTFLSAWPKTTTPKPSKPVLEQRKPVVPAQTKPVTTPKPVKPQPHQPVKPQPGKGPQTRKTTPKPGKTTTRPTEQPESRASRLASEYCWKSFHGICSYVISWFKN, encoded by the coding sequence ATGAGAGCCAGGATGagagtgttgctgctgtttctggcagcagctgtttgtgcttCAAATGCTCAGACCAACAACAGCGGCAACGacaacaagcagcagcagcaacagcaacagcgaAGCATTTGGGATGACCCCATAAGATTCTCCACCAAAACCAAGGACACCTGCACCATGGTGGTGTCTGGAGCTGGGGACTATACTCGCCTGCGTGTCTCCTGCAAAGGTCCTAGCCAGGGCCAGACCCCAGGACGCTCCTACTACTGTGACTTCCAGGGAAAACCCAACCTGTGCCGTGCCTACAACCTCAACCCTCGCCACTACTTCACCCAGATGATGTGGGAGTTGAGGAAGCTGAGCCACGCCTGTCAAGGACCCAAAATCTACCGCCCACATATGTGCAAGAAATATCCCGATGAGGCACAGATGACCTTCCTGTCTGCCTGGCCCAAGACCACCACCCCTAAGCCCTCCAAGCCTGTGCTGGAACAGCGCAAACCTGTGGTGCCAGCCCAGACCAAGCCCGTCACTACTCCTAAACCGGTCAAGCCCCAGCCTCATCAGCCTGTAAAGCCCCAGCCAGGCAAGGGCCCCCAGACCAGGAAAACCACCCCCAAGCCTGGGAAGACCACTACTCGTCCCACAGAGCAGCCCGAGTCCAGAGCCTCACGCCTCGCCTCTGAGTACTGCTGGAAGAGCTTCCATGGCATCTGCAGCTACGTCATTAGCTGGTTCAAAAACTGA
- the LOC121180832 gene encoding fibroblast growth factor-binding protein 1-like has protein sequence MLLLRTFAPWLMLAFLGQRVYLSSGARNKTRGADKNVVQAPGRAQRSGNKGAVTGRGKFSIKDKMQCTWGARDVGDTVRLTVKCENPEARVKGGITDLQCAYNAKPQSCPSYQSDPKGFWKQVARALKRLQGKVCKDERALVKAGTCKRAPRDAHFKLDLASSVISAQSGDPETPPPLPPRSTTAGPTACTRRADHRKAAEEYCNSSWASVCSFFFSMLQSDDC, from the coding sequence ATGTTGCTGCTCAGGACTTTCGCTCCCTGGCTAATGTTGGCCTTCCTCGGGCAGCGGGTCTATCTGTCCTCCGGTGCGCGCAATAAGACCCGTGGAGCGGACAAGAATGTGGTCCAAGCCCCCGGCAGAGCGCAGAGGAGCGGGAACAAGGGTGCAGTCACCGGCCGGGGGAAGTTCTCGATCAAGGACAAGATGCAGTGCACGTGGGGGGCGAGAGACGTCGGGGACACGGTGAGGCTGACGGTCAAATGTGAGAACCCGGAGGCGCGCGTCAAAGGTGGGATTACCGACCTGCAGTGTGCATACAACGCCAAACCTCAGAGCTGCCCGAGCTACCAGTCCGACCCCAAGGGCTTCTGGAAACAGGTGGCCCGCGCGCTCAAAAGGCTGCAAGGCAAGGTGTGCAAGGACGAGCGCGCGCTGGTGAAGGCTGGCACGTGTAAGCGCGCGCCCCGGGATGCGCACTTCAAGCTGGACTTGGCCAGCTCCGTGATCTCCGCTCAGTCCGGAGATCCGGAGACCCCCCCGCCGCTGCCGCCCCGCTCCACCACTGCGGGACCGACAGCATGCACCAGGCGCGCGGACCACCGGAAAGCGGCTGAAGAGTACTGCAACAGCTCGTGGGCCAGTGTGtgctccttctttttctccatgCTGCAAAGTGACGACTGTTAG